Below is a genomic region from Oreochromis niloticus isolate F11D_XX unplaced genomic scaffold, O_niloticus_UMD_NMBU tig00000310_pilon, whole genome shotgun sequence.
ACTGCAGAGCAACAGTTTGTAACATATAAAAAATGCTCTGATAGTTTTCATCTGTACCTCGACCCAGATTGTTAAAACAACCTCACCCTAATCTTGCAATGCTTCAtatcaaagttttttttattattcaatGTCCATTAAGATAAAATGAATACAGCTTATAGGAAAAAGTCCTTCTGACTGATTCTTCTTTAAGGGGTCCAGACTCATAGCAGGTCTATTTAATGGACCATTTTAACAACACAGTCATCAGGCTGTCACTGCTCCCTGTGAACACTTTAAACTTTGGACCTAAATGGCACAATTAGCCTTGGGCAAAAAGTCAAAGTCCAGTTTTGTGAGTACAGAAAACACGTGCATGATATTTGTTTGTGAAGGAGTGATGGGAACTGATAACACTGTATTTCCTCATACTTCTGGAGCTTTGACAAACTGACTGATGTTTGTTGTTGTAGATCTGCAGCATCCTCATACAGGAAGTCTGGTTCGGCTCTCtgataaaaagaaaagtcttCATCTCTGGTCCTCTGAGTCTTACAGTAGATAACACAGAGGTCACAGGGAGTTTCTGTGGATGCTTTAATGTCCAAGTGTCTTTCCTGCTCACCCTGATATGAAAAAGACCGAGTAGCCCTGCAGGTCAAATCTGATCAGTTACACCTGTTATGGCTAAATTTAACAACACTGACCATTTCATTAAAAGTAATGAGCAGATAATGAGGGTAAATTCTATAGCAACAAAGTTTCAGCACAATAAGGTGTATGAGTTTGGGAAGAAATAAAGTTTACTAACAGTAGTAAGGTGTTATTGCCATCAGCTATTGATGGGGTTATTGGCAATAAGAATATTGCCGAATTATGgagaaaatattacagaaaaaaatcttaACTGTGTAAAGAGTGAAAGATTGCGTTTATCTAATATTAGTTTCAATAATGGCTATTCAACCTGAAAAAGTACAACCTGCCATTAAGAGGATGCCTCCAAGCTGGTGGTTTAGACCCATTATCAGCAGCTGTCAAGTTAGATGAATGTAAAACTgggtgtatgctgggtaatcTTCTTGTTTATCATTTAATGTACACTGACGCTGTTAAGGGAAAATCCCAAATGGCAAActgcaaatataaacagaacACAATGAGACAGCGTAAtgaatcacatgtacatgggtgagcgTCTCAgaagagagtcacacagtgtacctttttattcgtgcatttatagtcactggTGCCCACACAACAGGGCGGAGTATTTTCGCTCTTCTCAGAAAAATGACTATACAACAGTATGTGGCTATCTTACTGGAACATTCCGTTCCTCTTTTTATCAAGACATGTTACACAGGCGTGCTCTCCCGCCCAGCAGGCCGTCCAAGGACGAGCTTCCGGCAAGCAATATGAATCACAAACAGcaatgcatttaataaaaatctttttacagacgctttggtcattttgtgtcCTTACAGTGCTGGTTAGTGTTTGTGCTAGTTATGGTGCTCAGTATGATATTGCTTTTAACCCTATTGTGATCGCTACAACTGAGGAGGAATTTTCCTTAAAATTCCAAGCCGGACATCTGCAAGTCAAATGTTTTTTCACGAGTAACGTCCCAACTTTTCATGACTTACTAAAGAACTAAGTACGAATTTATGTGCCGTTTGAATAACTTGAGACGTTCAACAGTAAAAGCTTTGCCAGTTCTAACACATGGTGGCACAAAGTGTGTGTCAAGTTTTTATAAACTTTGGAAAAAGTGTCCGTATATTCTgtgagttttgtctttgttgtttatttttaatgatataatGACTCATTTTGTctgaaatcaaatcaaatatgaTAGAACTGTTACTTTAAAAGACGGGACGAACCTGAACTATTTACAccaaaattataatttttttacaATTGCAACTAATTAAAAAACTAATACCCAAATCACCTGAACTCTACTTTCTAACTAACCTACTGTGAGCTGAGTTTGTTCTTATCTTTGATGAGGAGAGGTTGGAGGAAGGACGAGCACAGCCAGGTCTAAAGATGCTCTTATCCCCGAGTCCCGTGTTGATGATCATCACCCAACAGGACAGCAGCATCCAGTGGACGTATGATGTCAATCAAAATCCTTCTGAATGAACCGTCTAACACGGCAACAATGAGCAGATGAAAAGCCAAAACTTCAATCCAAACTTCTGACCTGCTCATCTCACAGAAGACAAAAGGGAAGAAGCCCgaatctcttcttcacctcaCTTTTATACCTGCTCACCCTTTCTCTCCTGCTGGACGTCACAGCTTCACACTTTAAACATCCAATCAAGTTGTTGACATCAAATCATGTGATGTCCACCCTCACCTTATCTGTCTCCATCTGTCTGACTTTCTCCACAGATATGAtttaaaacagaatttaaactttaaaatcgcttcattacattttcttgttttctgaaaaacagaaacttgaTCATATTTGAGAtaaagatatttgtttaaaatgtagaGCGTAAAAGTAAAGAgtagtcagaaaaaaaaactcaagtacagatacctgtaaattgtacttaagtacagtaacaaagtatttgtacgtAGTACAAATACTTAGTAATTAAGTCTCGCATGTCTGTGTCGAATTTTCCACCAACTGAAAACTGGACAGAAAGCCTGAACTTTCCTTCTACCTCTGGATACTCAACAGTCAGTACTTTTACTTGTAACAGTGAACATTAGGATTCTGATTACCTCCATTGgtgtaatgttttgtttcagcAGGAAACAGCATCTTTGAAAAGAAGTTTTAATTGTAAATCCTCCTCCTCACTAATGTCCGGGTGTCAGACACAAACAGGAGAGTGGGGATCAAACTCTGGCTGTTGTGGATCCTCCAGGTCTGTTTAACACCAGCAAGAGTGAACCTGATGTGAGGAGGGAAATCACTCGGGTCTAAATGGTCCTGTTCACCCACGGAGACGACCTGAAGAGGAACACAGAAGAAGTTATCACTGACAGCAGATCGCTCCATAACTTACATCTACATGTAGAAGACAGGTTTGATGTTATACTCATGTTCATGCAGAAATGTAGAGAATGTCAGAGTTGACTGATACTGGGAGACTGAACACTGGGAAGGATGGGATACTTTAAGTAGTGCAAAGCTGGAAAAGGAAGACAGTCTGTGCTCATATCCTGAAGTCCAGTCAACTAactgctgttttttattttaaataattataatttaGTCCTTTTTTCAGTTTGAGCAGCACATTTATTtagcatttaaataaatactgctTTATGTTTGAGACAACACCACATCCATATACATCTAGAGACACTTCACTGTCAGGCTGTTAGCTAACCGTCACATGTGTTGCACTCAAATGctgtgtcaagagatttattctaaatgacacttcttcagctgagagtcagaGAGTGGAGACACACACGCTGTAGAtttttacttgcaagggcgTTCACAGAGCGCTCACatcagagtgggggccctgtgaagtgcgcgctctgttcttgcacttgtctttatttatacacaagaaaaatgaatacatttgttcAGTGACGTGAgcatgtgcatatgtgtgtgtgtgtgtgtgtgtgtgtgtgtgtgtgtgtgtgtgtgtgtgtgtgtgcgaggtCAGAACTGCTTGTTCAACTTCTTACTATCGCTGTGGGAAGATTCAGATAAAAATATCAGAACACGTTTTATAAAGAACAATCAGTTCTAAGCAAGGAAAaggtcatcatgcagtattctatcacatgtaaacttatatcattaaaagcttatactgactactaaatacaattttctattgacatgCTGCAAaacctgtttaaataaaaaatcacaCTGAACTGTTTTATtacaatgaaatgaaaaatgaaatataaaaaacacatttttaacaaatataagaatgaagaaaacaggGTTAACCCAGGGCAGTAATGTTGTTCATAATAGTGTTTTCGTTTGTTTATCTTATAATTTGTGAATCTGCAAACGTTACCACTCAGTCCTTATTTATATGAAAGTAGCTATATTGTGGTGGggcttgtttatttgttttgttttgttttgtctttactatacttttactttatatattgtttgtttaatttaaggctaaaagaaaattaaatcaatGAGACGTAAAATTTGAGGGGGTAGGGACTAATAAGTGTatacttctgcctactccttttcaaCCAAAAGAATGGAATGATATTTTGTAATGATTGTGAAtgcacatgtttgaaataaaaatgaactgaactgaacaatAATTTCAGTGTATTTAATGAAGCCATGCATGTTTGTCTCTGAGCTACAGCGATTTGAAAAAGATGCAGGTGAGTGTGAACATGTGTGATCCTGAATAACTCCACAGGTACACGAGATACATGAAATATGCAGGACTGAGAAACACATTTGACCTGATCAGCAGCAGGATGTTTGTCTGTAAACAGATGATGAAGTAAATTCAAAGCTGTGAACATCACGTGGAACAAAAGCTGGAACACATCAAAATACAACGAACAGAAACAGTGTTTAAGTGGAAACTGCATGAAGGCAGAGCTGAGAGAGTTTTCAAAGAAATGATGGTTTAAATGAAAGATTGGGAACAGTTTCCTCTGGGTTCCTTTTCAGGTTACAGATTTATTGTCATTTTAGTTGAATGTCATTAGACACTCTGCTGATGTGCTTCATCTCTCTCAACCTCAGTGCGGGTGTAATACCTTCTCTGACCACTGTTGCACGTCACATTTGATAGAATCAGGAATCGATGGTCGTTCGGAGCACTTTTAGTAACATGTTGGACTGATTTAACAAAGACACCAACAAATGATCTGATTTGAAAAGCTTCAGGTGTGTGaagagtgaggaggaggagctgtgaAGACACCTGAACACGGAAAACAGCCAAAATATTCAAAACAACTTTATTGTCCACTTTTTGTGTGTACAAAGTGATTTGTCTTTGATTCAGTCACATGAACacatcacacacagacaggacagagtgcagtgaaACACATAATCACATGTTTATACTCATCATGTGTGTTTTATCTGTCTTTGGTCTTTTGCTGCGCACTTTGGAAATTCATGTAATAAACCTTTAATAAACTAATCGAATAAAAAAGTCACGTCAAACAGTTTTTCTGTGTTCGTTCCTCTCGGCTGCTTCCTTCTGTGTAACCTCCACCATGGTTCACTGTGCAGCCGGTGATGCTGCAGTCGCTCAGGAAAAGGAGAATAAAGGTGGAGAAACTCCACAGACAGCCTCACTCTGTAGAGCCTGTTGATGAAGAAGGTTAATCAGGAGACGTTTACAGCTCACAGCTCATCGGCTGTGTCAGGAGGTGAAGCAGGAACTCAGCCTGTTATTGATTATTGATTTGTTACCTCTGATTCTCTGCTGGAGTGAAACTTCCTTCTTCAGTGGCCACAAACGAGCGACCAGGTTTTGAGCATCCTCGTAATGTTGAAAGTCAGATTCAGGTGTGACTGTCACAGCATCAGGCTCACAGAACGTGAGGTTCTTCCTCAGATCATCAGAATCAAACTTCAGCAcctggaaaagaaaatgaacagagagaaaaagacgacaacatttttacacaaaatcctacaaaatgaaactcaaacagaactgaaacatttaagtttatttacagtaaacATGTTCATTTATTCATCAAACCTCCAAACACACCAACTCTggcagaaacacacaaagaacaaaaactcAGAAAGACAAGAATCAAAAAGCTTCTTCCAGCTTTAAGATGATTAAACACAATAATGTTCCTGATGTTTCTGCAggtgtgtgaggaggaggagcagtgaAGGTACCTGCCCACCCTCCACATGCAGGGCGATGGCGACGTGGTCCCAAACATAAAACTGAGGTCGCTCATTCACCTCCTCAGCATCCATCAGGTTTTCCTCACGTCTTTCAATCAGCTCGTATCTGAGAGGAAGCAGCGTCTGAATCAGCTGACAGTGTTAAAGGTCATGTGCTGGGTCATTACTCTGCCctaatcttagaaatatggtatctaaccagattcttactctggatggcattaccttggcctccagtaatgctgtgaggaaccttggagtcatttttgaccaggacatgtccttcaatgcacatattaaacaaatatgtaagactgctttcttccatttgcgcaacatctctaaaattagaaatatcctgtctcagagtgatgctgaaaaactagttcatgcatttattacttccaggctggactactgtaattcattattatcaggatgtcctaaaaactccctgaaaagccttcagctgatccaaaatgctgcagcaagagtcctgacagggactagaaagagagagcagatttctcctgttttggcttcccttcattggcttcctgttaaatccagaattgaattcaaaatcctgctcctcacatacaaggtcttaaataatcaggccccatcttatcttaatgaccttgtagtaccatatcaccctattagagcacttcgctctcggactgcaggcctacttgttgttcctagagtatttaaaagtagaatgggaggcagagccttcagtgtTCCGGGccctgtggctcaggtggtagagcagatcagctactgatcggaaggttgttGGTTCGATCTTGGCTTCCCCAGTCAGCAcgtcaaatatccttgggcaagatactaatccCAACTTGCCCTCCGATGtgttcatcggagtgtgaatgtagattagtttgcacttgtgtttagaagtgcttgtatgagtaGGTGTGAacgaggcatgttgtatagagcgctttaaGTATtttgggagagtagaaaagcgctatataagaatcagtccatttaccatcttctgtggaaccagcttccagtttggattcaggagacagataCTATtgttgtgtccaaattcatgggctgcatcctcctgaggacccggccttcgcggtctacgtaggccggaagtaaacggatGTTGAATTGGACGGTCTAGTCTTCAGGtctgcgtcaccgctgtctcggtggagtctaataaactcggccgtctgctccttgctatctaaaatataaccagacgctggcgtaaactctcgaccatctcacacttctgtttaatcagttttctgtttgacgtttattcagctgtgtgaaaaccacccgggggattaataatgttttattttatctaatctaatctaagccaaaccgatttactcacaaacaaataaaacactgaaaaaagccaaacaattacatttttaagttatccgagtgacttatatatcatgtttaacctgagtagcgaacgagcgggggtctgaaaacaaTGAAGCCGGGATTCCGCTGCTCTCGATGGCTCGATTGACCACTGATTTTAACTTCAGTATTTTCATGCTGTCAGAGTTACACAGCCTCAGCTACACGGAGGGATCGACCTCAGGTTTTTTCCCTCGTATCTTCATAAGATCAGGAAACATCAAAATGCTGGATGACTTcaaaaaatatacagaaaataaGTTCTGTATAAAAGTCTGGAGAAATATTCAGATTCTACTGTTTTTTACATAGAATGTgtctgtctatctgtgtgtgtgtctatctgtgtgtgtgtctgtctgtgtgtgtgtgtgtgtgtgtgtgtgtgtgtgtgtgtgtgtgtgtgtgttgtaacaTCTGTGTCTTACTTGTGTGTCTCACACATGGCCTCGGGCCTCCAGGTAAAGTGTCCGTCCCTGTAAGCACAGACGTTGCTCGGATCGTCGGGCAGGACGGGATACTTGGTGAAGCGCTCGCCATCGTGCGGGCTGTGGACCAGCACAGCGTACTGCACGGCCTGTTTGTACAGGGAAGTCTTGAAGACCCGCATGACGGGCGCAGCACCAAAGCAAAACTGAGAGAACAAAACTGGTTTAGGTGGACGTCTCACTGACTGTGAATCAGTAACTCGAGACATGAACAGTGAGAGGTCGAGGTAGGCAACATCATCTGACAGACACAGCTGGTTAGTGTAGAGAGAGGTGGGACAGAGAGAGACTGAAGTCCCCTGGCTTACCTCTCAGTACATCTGAGAGAGGGTAGAAAGGCCTAACATCCTGTCTTATACGTTTGAAACCATACAGAAACAGAGCTTACCTTGGTCAGCTTTTGCTAATAAATAATCTTCATTCTTAATCAAAGATTGAACCATAAGTTTGATGAATGTGTTTAGTTTGATTAGAGAACATGTCTGTTCTAATCtgtggatcttgtgtgtgtaaatgtgatcCAGCTTCAACCTCAGCAGATTGTCTGAGTGTGACTGCAGGAATGTGAAAGTTAAGAAATGCGTCTCCATCATAATACATGATTCTGAGTAAAAGTAATGGTACTGAGTGTTAAACAGATTCATGTGTGATTCAGCTGATAATTAATCTTAATTGCTTAATACTGATCAGAATATATCAGgtatgttaaaaatgagcaagttttagtttaaataataaaaacaataagaaaatgTGATCAATGAAATGATTCAAAGACAGGCCTCGCACTGAAAGGCTGTGCAGGGTTACTTCCTCTCATGCCTGCATCCTCTGAAGGTTCAGCCTGGGTAGCTCACAGTCACAAATTACAGCAAGTTATGTCAGAGGAGCGGCAGCCACCCAAGACTGTGGGCTTCAAACTggtttttgatttgatttttttgcgTTTTCTCGGCTCATTTTTGCCGCGTTAAAGAATCAAGAAGACTTCAACCCAGCACCAAACACAAGGATAAGTGCATCTTTGGATCCAGCTGTGCTCTTCTTTCCAGCCTCTCTCCTCCAAACATCAGAACAAACTCAGCGTTAGCTCAGAGCACGTTAGTTAGATTACTGTAATACAAGTGATTTGACTGATTAAtattctgactgttttgttattttattctgCCTTTTCTTTGCTCCTGCTAAATTGTTTTAATGAAATATGCTGCAGTTTAAGTCTAAACTGTGCAAATGTCCTTTTTACCCCTTTGTGAAACAGTAAAGGTCAAATAAATGGCTCTTACAGGTTCCTCCAGCCCTTTAAAAGTAACAGAGCCATGAAATTTAAGCCAGTTAGTTACCAAATGCACCGACCTAGAGGGGAGCTGTTGTTAACAGGTGTGGTTGGTTGGTTACTCAGGACCCTGGGGGTCCTGGTGGGTCAACACCTGGAGTGGGGAGGTTAGTGCTGGGCGGGTTCCCTCACCCACACCGGCTCCATCTAAACTCTGGGTAAGATTCAGAGAATCAGAGATTAGGACAGAGCTGATCCAGGGTGGTGGCCCCACAGATCGACCGTATCAGGTCCTCAGTGGTCACGTGACTTTTGTCTCTGCAGTTTGCTCTCTTCCAGTCTGATGTGATGGACGGACTGAGcggtttaaaaacatttttcctttaACAAACTCAGAGTGCCACATGAAAGTTTGTCTCCTGCAATAAAACAGCATTAAGTTCTTCTGTAACTGTTCATTTAAATTAAAGGAGTCCGTACCTGCTTGCTGTAGGCCTCCAGCACCTCCTCCACTGGGAAGGTGAAGCGGTACGATCCATACCTGGACTTCTCACTGAAGGCTGGAGAGGAGGCGAACTTCCACAGGAAGCTCTGCTGCCTCCGGGCCTGCTCCTCGGTCCAGTTTGGGAAGGCCTCCTCCAGGAGCCTCCTCTCAGCTGACTGGATCTCCTGTGGTGCCACAGCCAGACTCCACCACACCAGGGACAGTCTGTCTGGATCCTTTGAGCTGCTGTTCGGATCCTTAAAGCCTCCGTCCTTTCTGATTTCTCCTAACATGTTTGTTTCGTGTTTCAGATGAAACACGTGAAGCTCCGGCTGAGGGTATGGACGCATGTTTTTATGAAGGTACTGGTTTCCAAAACCATATATCCGTGCTTCCTGTTTGAAGTCTTCCAGCCTTAAATGCTGACTTTCTATAAAAAGTTCATCAAATCCTCTGCTGTTGGTTTGTTTCTGCATGATCAGGTGAAGGATCCAGATCCAAAACACCAGTGAACAGTCCAGACTGTCAGTGTCACTCTGTGCTGACGGGGAGAGGAGGCACATGTGCCCAGACGCCCATCAGCTGGTTATCTGGAAATAAAAGTTAAtctttcaacacacacacaataaattaAAGTCCTGTTATAGTAATCAGCATGATCAGCACTGGTGTGAGTCACTGGATAAGATTTCTTAAAGCACCTAGGGGTGATTACTAATTATAGGAACTCACTTACAGGAGCCCAAAAGCTTTGTCGCAGCTGGATCCAGGAGGCAGACGCTCTTTCTAAGTTTGATGATTAGGCTGAAGACTTTCCTCTTTGATAAAGCTGGAAACACAGACAGTATGATTAGGAAATGAGAAGTGACCAGCagcaaaaagaggaaaaacatctCTCAATAAAACCAAATatcacaaactaaaataactcGGAGACGAGAGACAAAGAAAGTTGCTCAGCTATTAGCTGAGATCCACAGAGTCCACGCTGCTGTGCAGAGGTGAGGAGCTCTCAGTGTGTTTGATTTGATCTATAAGGAGAAACCAGCGCTCTGACAAAACCTTTaggccaggggtctgcaacctttaacacccaaagagccacttggacccggtttccacgcaaaagaaaacactgggagccgcaaatactttttgacatctaaaatgaagataacactgtatatattgttttttacttttatgctttgtgtgaacaactaaggtgtgctacttatgaaatccatgaagtgctacggagaaaattacatttcacttatgtaattaacacattttgaactcttaaagaaatataacaaaaggaaagacaccaacctgaactaaaatgatgcatgtagcaaacaaaaactgttgtcagccgctacataactttgcacttttgctgtaacaaaacaaatttcccacctgtgggactaataaaggccatcttatcttatcacccttatatctcctttgggctgttggagccttgacctgactcataaaaaataattggaaaaaaaaagcactatgctgctgaaaaatgaaaaagaaaaatagatatttgcaaaattctgcctaaatatgtattttacctggttaatgcgtgcggcggggcgtggtctgcagcgccgctgcaggggaggcggacgcacctgagcgggacccgcaatcacgcctcgccaccttaacgtctgcgctatctgtgctgttgtgtcggtctgtgtcgggctgtgagctgaaaagctacagccggctgtatgcgtacagcaactgtgtgtgaaaagtggtcaataaagagatgctgaaaagcgtgttcatggaaacatcgtcgggtctgccgtgatgtgtttacaatgggacttctgctcctgaacctctgcgcacagagtccgcaaatcggggctgtgcGAAGTTCATCTTTacacaggactgtaagctgtcatctgtgaggcgtgagcggtgttttaaacatagttcacggtggagaacagctgctgacataatgtggatccgaagatccgtaataataatggttgaaagtctcgataaaggCACGGCGTTttggcgggtataccggcttccgcaagtgtgacgcttattttgagcgatgaaaaaaataatagaatataattatatttttatatttcaatatcacaataatcttccaatttagaactacaagttaaaaaagaactaacataaataaaatacactttagctaaatacttctaatttattttcccaaaccacgcggagccgcagtataaggactaaagagccctGCTTTAGGCAAATACACACATCTGCAGGGATAGTAACTGTCACCCTCAGTTTGACACCTGTGACACGACATGACCCTTTCACGACAAATGCTGcgtttccgtagtgtagtggAAAGGTCCCCGGTTAGAAACTGGCGGAAacatttcttctctttttttttcaattctgaaatgacaacaacagctgcaggagTTTCATGTTTCCTGAAACAACATTGTTTTCCTTGTTTCTGACGCCTCAGTATCTTTATGTAACCTGAACAATGAATATGATTAGAAAACGAGCGCAGGACGAATGAGGACAGATCACATATGAAGGCTCAGGTGTGGGTTTGTGTGAATGTCACAGGTATGTTTACGTTTTATGGTAAATATCaaagtaacagtgaaacagcgACAGCGTTAGTATCCCTCCCCCTGTCACACCGGggagaactttaaaaaaaaacaaaaaaaaaacaaaacactaattTATTGACTTCGTGCATGCTTGCAAAAAACCTTACTGCAAACCCACTCAAAGACTAATAAAAAGTGTTAACAACTCTGTGTAATGTTTACAGATTAAACTATTCACGGCACCTCACACAAAGGTTTCCTGGCGCAGGCCCAGAGGGATTTGTGTCCTCCCAGTAAGAACTTTCTGCTTTAACAGTCGAACACACATCCCTGAGGTTCCGTCTGTGCTGCTCTCTGAAGTCCAAACACTTATTTTTATTATACGTTCTTCCCAACAGGCCTTTTATTCCTTTTGATCTCGTTGCTCGTCGTCAAAGTAATCTATTTAATTACTCGTCAGAAAGTCATTTGTTAGAAAGTCATTAGCTGAAACTCGCTGTTACATAATTACCAGTGAACAGGACAAACCTGAGGCCACACACACCAGCACGAATCCTGAGgatacaaccaaagttttcctTTATTATCATCAGTGTTTGCTCACCTACGAACACAACAGCTGAACGCAGCTCTGCTCCTTTCATGCGGTAAAAACCAAAGTAACATCCATGTCTTCTTTCCTCAACATCTGTAAACAGCTCCACCATTTTCCTCCGCCTCCtccaaactgaaatcagctgactgTCGCCCACGACCAGATAGAAACACGagtgtctgtttttctttccatccGCAGATTATTATCTATCTATTATCTATTATTCATgtctttacttttcttttatttactcCAAGATCCTGAACCTgcgaaaaaaaaagattcttttgTGTACTAAATTTTAGGGATGAAAAAAACCTCAGTAACCACAGACTGACCACCAGAGGTGGCACAAGTACACATTCTGTacgtagaagtacagatactacAGTTAAACGAACATttcagtaaaagtgaaaaagtactgaaatgtactcagagtaagaaagtaaaaaagtagTTCCTTGAAGGACGATTCTACCACCTATTTTTATGCACAGGTAACTTCTGCtgtataaaaataatacaaaaatgatATCAAGCTGACCTGTTTATCCTGAGCTAAACTATTTTCATGGGACTGAATCACACAAAGTTAGTTTGCTTAGTTTGTTAAGATCAGTTTCTTGTTTAGTaggttccccttgtgtctttgtcctctgtgtgtctgtttatgtGCGTGTCCTTgtgtcttttttcccttttctgttcCTATGTTCTTCTCCTTATGTTTCCAGGTTttgtgtgtaaaaatgtgtctcaAATAAAGATGAAATCTGTCTCCAGAGGAGGATCCCTCACTCCCTCACAGATAATAAATCATTATCTGAAactctcatttttatttctttgttaaaTTAGTTTAACATGTTCCTGATTTACTCCCCAGTGTAGACCTTCAATCACAAACTGAAAAAGTGTTGTCATTTTGATGAGTTAATCCTGCTTCCTGTGGTCACACACACAATGAAGA
It encodes:
- the LOC102078744 gene encoding uncharacterized protein LOC102078744, giving the protein MCLLSPSAQSDTDSLDCSLVFWIWILHLIMQKQTNSRGFDELFIESQHLRLEDFKQEARIYGFGNQYLHKNMRPYPQPELHVFHLKHETNMLGEIRKDGGFKDPNSSSKDPDRLSLVWWSLAVAPQEIQSAERRLLEEAFPNWTEEQARRQQSFLWKFASSPAFSEKSRYGSYRFTFPVEEVLEAYSKQFCFGAAPVMRVFKTSLYKQAVQYAVLVHSPHDGERFTKYPVLPDDPSNVCAYRDGHFTWRPEAMCETHKYELIERREENLMDAEEVNERPQFYVWDHVAIALHVEGGQVLKFDSDDLRKNLTFCEPDAVTVTPESDFQHYEDAQNLVARLWPLKKEVSLQQRIRGSTE